GAATGCTTGGCAAACATattggtatatatatatgtttcacTTGCTTGGGATAAAGTTGACACATACATGTCGGTCATCAGGGGACTTGTTTTGCGGGGCCTCGTGACGAAAATGGCAAGAAGTGTTCTTGGTGGATGGTAGATATTGGAGAGGATCACCAGGTTGGTTGTTTATCTATTTCTatctgaagaaagaaaattaaacTATCGTGGTGAACATTGAACCCCAAAAtcagaattttttgaaacttacTAATTTTATTTTCGTTTCCCCCCCAAATAAAGGGCTCCCTAGAGCCTGGGAGCCATAAGCCATTTTCTTGTTGTGGTTAATTAATGTAAAAAGAGAAGTTTTTGTGGTTAACGAAtgtcaaaaaggaaaaagttgTCGTGGTTAACTGTGCGTGATGTGGTGCAGCTTATGTGCAACTACTACACAGTAAGGCAAGATGGCTCCACGACGTTTATGAGGTCGTGGGTTTTTCAGGTACTGTTTTTGTtccatttgtttatttttgtattgTTAGAGAGAAGAGATGGAATGAGTTTGTATAGTGATGacataaagaaagaaataatgaATGAATAAAGGGGTCGATGGATGGTGAGAACTGGACGAGCCTGGGCGTCCATGAAGAGGAGCAGACGATTTGCCAGCCCGGGCAGTTTGCGTCGTGGCCCATCACTGGCCCGTCGGCGCTGTTGCCGTTTCGATTCTTCAGGCTTGCTCTGACGGGCCCGGCAACTGGGATGTCCAACACCTGGAACCTATGCATCTGCTTCCTAGAGCTCTACGGCTACTTCCGCTAGGAGTCTCCTTGTCTCTTGACACACACAGACACAACCTGGCCCGCACATACAGTTTTTCTCTCTTAATTAGTGTGTTCCATGAAAGGCTACAACGAgtgaaagtttttttttttacatacatAGACATATAGTACATGTAAAAGGAAGATGGTTCGTTTTAGTTTTGTACTATATACCCGGCAACCGTGTCCATGAAAAATTCTGGATGAAGTTTGAGTCTTGTGAATTTGAAAACCTTGTTGATATGTGTTGAGGTGAGGAGAGGAAGCAGGGATGGATGACGCGAGTGATTGCATTTTGGGGTTGGAGGAGTGGATATGCATGCGGCAGTTTGCACGGATGGATGATGAGAACATGTTAGATGATGTGTGTGTGGTCAGGATGATCTCTGTGCGTATGATCAAGACCCAGCCAATGAGAAGCCAGCATGGAGATTTTGGTAGCATCCCTGGCCACCCAAACCCTTTGATCCCGATGGTCCAGCGATAAAACCCCGACGTACGTGCAACGCCCCCTGATCCTATTACCTACCCAATAAAGCTGCATAGTAGAGCAAAAGAGCAGTgagcaagcaaacaagaagaGCCAAGCAGCAATGGCCGCCCAGCTTTCCTCTGCCGCCGTCACCCTCCCTTCCAtggtcgccgccgctccccggagcagcagccggcTGGTGGTGCGCGCATCGGCCGTAGGAGGGTTCCGgaaggcggcgggggcggctgcggtggcggtggcggcgagcgcgatGCTTGCGGGCGGCGCCATGGCGCAGGACGTGCTGCTGGGTGCCAACGGCGGCGTGCTGGTGTTCGAGCCGAACGAGTTCAGCGTCAAGGCCGGGGAGACGATCACGTTCAAGAACAACGCCGGGTTCCCCCACAACATCGTGTTCGACGAGGACGCCGTGCCCAGCGGCGTCGACGTCTCCAAGATCTCCCAGGAGGAGTACCTCAACGCCCCCGGCGAGACTTTCTCCGTCACGCTCACTGTCCCTGGCACCTACGGCTTCTACTGCGAGCCACATGCCGGGGCCGGCATGGTCGGCAAGGTCACCGTCAACTGATTGATGCATCGCCCGGCCCGCCTTAATTTCTCCGTTTCAAGGGTGTCAATATATGATGATGTGTTGTTATAATGTACGCGCCTGCAAACTATATACATGCAGGATCATTGATGAGCCAGCTGATACTATATATTTCTCCATCTCTGTGAGTCATATGCTTGCTCATGTATGTATTTCGAGATTCAACTGTGGCCATCGATTCAGCTCCGTATACATGTGAATGCTTGTGTGCTCTCAGTCTCATCCCATCCAAATAAGGCTTCATGGGCTATTAATTCACAAGGGCCTAGGCTGGAAAGACAGAACGGCCCAGGCCCATTATCTTTTCGTTTATACAAAACGGTCAACGGGAAGagcatcttcttcagctcgcCAAGGAACCAAAGCAATGGCCACGGccacgccgtccgccgccacATTCTTCTccccagcaccagcagcaccagcagcagtgCCTCGCCTTCCCCGCCACGCCAACTCCCGCCTCGCATCCACCACACTCGGACCACGAGCCTCGCTCCGACCACGAGCCTTCCTCCCGCCGCATGGGCACTGGCACGGCCCTCTGATCCCGGCCTCCGACCACTGGGGCAACTGGACCGTCCTCCTGTCCGCGGCCGCGCTGGGCGTCTGGTCCGAGAAGAGCACCCGCGCCGGGAAGGCGCTCAGCGGCGCGCTCGTCACcgtcctcctcggcctcgccgccagcaccgccggcctcgtcgccgcctccgacgTCCCCGCCTATCGCGTCGTGCTCGAATACCTCCTCCCGCTCGCCGTTCCCTtgctcctcttcgccgccgacctccgccgcgtcctccgctccaccggcgccctcctcctcgccttcctcctcggATCTCGTACGTACGCGTCTTCTCATCCCCCAAATTCcccaattaattaattaattaattcaaGTAACCAATCAAATCGATCTAGCAATTTGGATGCAGTGGCAACAACAATTGGCACAGTCGCCACGTTCCTGCTCGTGCCCATGCGATCCCTGGGAAAAGATAATTGGAGGATCGCTGCAGCTCTTATGAGCAGACATATTGGAGGAGGTTAACTGCTAGCTACTCAAAATAAATTCAATCAATTAATTCTACaacctctgatcctaaatccttgtcgtggttttacttcaaaatttatactaaaaaCACGGcaagaatttaggataggAGGGAAACCAAAAGGAGATTTGCTTAATCTCTTCTGTTTTCTCCCCCATCTTCAGCTGTCAACTACGTCGCTGTTGCAGAAGCACTCGAGGTGTCTCCATCAGTGGTAGCTGCAGGGCTAGCTGCTGACAATGTCATCTGTGCACTCTATTTCACAACTCTTTTCGCATTAGCTGCTAAAATTCCCGCACAAGAGATGCACTCACAAGGTGACTTGCAGTCTTCTCATCCCTTCTTCTTTCAAAAGCACTCAAGATATCCTGGCTGCCATTTTAAATATTTGAGCTGTTTACTTGTTAGTGATACAAGAATACCAAACCATCTGAACCACACATCTTAATTCGCCTCAGAAGATGCTGCTGAACCTACTGCTGGTGGCGATAAGTTGCCTGTTCTGCAAAGTGCGACGGCTATAGCCGTGTCCTTCGCCATATGCAAAGCAGGCAAATACATGACCAGCTTGATGGGCATACAAGGGGGAAGCCTTCCCTGCATAACGGCAATCGTCGTGGCGCTGGCAACATTGTTTCCGTCTTATATCGGAAAGCTTGCTCCTTCAGGCGAGGCCTTGGCTGTAATTCTGATGCAGGCAAGTATACTTAGCCTGAGCTCTTCAATTTGGTCACAAAGCCGCAACAAGGTGCTTAAATTATTTGAGTTTCCCTCCTTCCTGTCAATGCCCTGGCTAGGTGTTCTTTGCTGTTGTAGGAGCTAACGGGAGCATCAGCAATGTCATCAACACGACTCCTGGCATATTTGCATTTGCATTCGTGCAGATCACGGTGCATCTGCTGCTGATTCTGGGTGCTGGGAAGCTACTGGGGTTTGAGGACAAGCTGCTGCTGATAGCGTCGAATGCAAACGTCGGTGGACCGACCACCGCCTGTGGGATGGCCACCACAAAGGGCTGGACTTCCTTGATGGTCCCAGGGATTCTAGCTGGCATTTTTGGAATTGCCATTGCCACCTTCCTCGGCATCGCTTTCGGTGTGTATGTCCTCCAGTACATGTAATAGATAGATCCATATCTTCTTTTCAATCTGGCTTTCGAGCTTGGCTCTGATCAACCTTCAGTTTTCATGGTCCCCATCCAACCTTGTTGTGGTCAAACCATTGACTGGATGGAACGAATACTTCACCTGCTGAAAAAATGATGTCCCTCACCTGAGTTCTTGCTCTGATGCCAGGAATGGTTCAACAGATCCAtaagatgcatgtaaagatgGTTCGCAAGAAAGTTCAGATAGGCACTTTCCACGTTGATGATACACCATATACATAATATGGACTGCTAAGTAAATCATTTGCAGATAAAAGTTGTAAGACTTGCTGCATTTCAAAACAGCTCTGATATTAAGTTCAGagaacatatatatacatgagcAATGTGAACCCTACAATGACGAACCACTGACGAACCATTTACACGAGCCAGTAATTCAGCAAACCATTTACATCTGCCAGTAATTCAGCGAACTCCATACACCAACCAAGACAAGCAAAGGGGCCATCACCAGGAGAGCCAGCCAGAGCAACCGCACGACAGAACCAGTTGATCGTCCTGTTGTTTCTGAAGATGACTCTCCAGGCACATGGTTGCTGTTCTGCAGGAGGTCTTGGTGCACACTCTGAGCAGAATCATGTTTGAGCCTCTGTGTGAGACCGGCTCCATGACGACGAGGCATCTTAATGTGTTCCGGCATGTCTTCTGCAGCAGGACAAATTTATCAAAACCTCAGCTACAGCTCGGGATATGGATGGAATATGAAAAGACTGCATCCTGCTTAAGAACTGAAAGGATGACAATTTCTTACCACTCAACGATAAATGTTGGAGCTTGTCTGTAACTTTCACTAAAGAAGCTACTTGAGTAGGGATATGCCCTGTGTCCTCAATATGCATCATATCTCCAGCCTAAGAAAGACCATGTTGATCCAATGAGTACTGTTATAAGTAAATAGAACTGGGACAAGTTAGAATCATACCATAGTTCGGGAGCCTGCATTGGCATAATCCTCATCATGGCTATTGGAAGAACTTCCTGTGCTACAACATGATCCagcttcatcttcacttttcAAATGAGGAGTTATTATAAGCTGAGAGGCTGGTGCCCTCTGAACACCACACACAAGACGGACCCTTCTTGCTGCTGTCCCTTGCTGCAAATCAATGAAATCTTGAACTTCAGACTGCTGCATTGAAGGTGGTACTGCCCAACCCCCTTGTCCATTGGAGGCCTCTGAATTTATCATGTCACTGCTGCTCGGTTCTAACATAGAGTCCAACAAGTGTTGGGCATAAGGATTCCACAAGTCTCCACTAATGTGCGATGATTCTGTTTGAGGATCGAGCGCGAGTGGTAATTGACATTGGCTATAACATTGGGATGCCAGGTTTGCTCCGCCGTACATAATGTTAGTTTGGGGTCTTGTTTCATGATTATGACCGCTTGTATCTGATTGCAGTGTACTGAGAGCAGACAGGCAACGGGTAGCATCTGTGTCATCTGCACGCTTTGATTAGAAAAGGAAATAGAAGGAAGAAAATGTTCAGATGAGAATGTCAAATTTGATAAGAGTAATACTAAAGCTTTCTAAGCTAACCTGATCATAATAGTCTTCTCTCCAACTATCCTCAAGGGGTGCCATGCTGTTTGAGTTGGCGGTCGATGTAACTAGTGCAGTGGGATCGGACTCGGTGTTACCAGCAGGGTGCTTATCCATCTCGGCATAATCTGGATGAAGCAACATGTCTTGTATATTCTGCTCAGCTATGATACTGTCAAAATATGCCGAGAAGTCTTGGTCACCCATGTTGCCAACGAAAGGATGATCTGTGTAAGGACGCATCGGAGAACTGATGTTAGGGAATCCATCGTATCTTTGGTCGGCATGTAGGTCTGGGAGCTGGGTTAACACATCCAGAAAAGCATCTTCCTACATTTTTTTacggaaaaagaagaagatttcTCATTGGAATGAAACACACAAGGAACAAAGGGCTGCAAAGCTAATGCAGGGAAATAAGTAGGTAATTCACATGAGAGACTCTGTCACCGTCGACAGCCGTAATAAGATTGGTGGTCATGGAGTGATCAGTAGTAGTTGGTTTGGTTGCAGTGAGCAGGCTCAAATCAGATGTCATGGAGGTGGTGGCCTTATCTTGGTCATCACCGCCATTCTGCAGGTCGCTTCGAGACGATTTGGACGGTGTCTCGCCGTCTTGCTTGTTAAACAGGCGGTAGAGAACGAAGCTACCCTGAACAACAAagcaagaaggaaatatacatCTGTTCAGAGAGGAGTACTAGTATGTTGTTATGACAGGAAATGGGGATCTAAGTAAGAACAAGTGAGGTGAAACGGAAGCAAGATGGATTTACGTTTCGGCCTGATTGGAAGCtgggctcggcggcgcggtACTCGTGGATGATCCATGGGGTGCGGAGGCCGCGGGGAGCCCTGCCGCGGTGGAAGACGAGGGTCTTCTTGATGCCGATGAgggttttgttgttgttggaggaggaggagcggatGAGGCGGTCCTTGCCGGTGGCCTTCCAGtagccggcggcggtggagcggTTGGAGCGGGGGCTCTTGCCGGGGTACTTTGGGCGGTCGCGGCGGGCGAAGAAGAACCACTCCGGGTCGTCGGACTTGATGACGGACTTGGAAGGGAGGTCCCATGGCTCGCAGCTCGACAGGTCCACGTCGGGGATCACCAGCAGGTCCGGGTGCCGGTGCCCGGCGATCTTGCCCTTCAGGTAGTGTCTCACCAGCTCCTCGTCCGTCGGCCGGAAGCGGAACCCCACCGGCAgaacctccgccgccgcagacaTCGCCACTGCTTTCCccattccttcttcttttctgacTCGTCGTCGACTACAGCTGTGTTTCTATACAATTTGCAGTTTTACTCTATCTATATATTTACTAATATAATATAGTGAACGCACATAATTTTGTCTTTGGTCAGTACTCTAAATTTTGACCACTAATATACCTGAATGTATCTGAATTGagcatcaaaataaataaaagatatATTTCATGCCATTTTGTTTTACATAAAGATCCTTCCCAAACGAAAGAGCTTCGCAGCAAGAATGAGCCTCGAGACTCAACAGTAGGAGTAGGGATGTCAACGGGCACACGATACCCGCTTACGCGACAGGGTTTTACCGGGTTTGGTAAAAAACGATCCGCAGTTTTGCGAATGGAAAATCATGTACCGACGGGTTTGGCGTACGGTATGGTATTGGAAATTCCAAACCCGTTTACCTGCTTACCCACACCTACAGTTTTCAGCCCAGTACAAGAGGCCCATTAACCCAGTTCCGACGGCGCACGTCCGAAGCACGTTGCCTATCCCATCCGTTCAGGTGCCTTCATTGCCGTGATTCAAGGAACCGACGAAGCAGATTTCAAGGTGAAAGCAAAGCACTGACAACTTTGTCTTCCACGCATGGAATCGAGCTAGCTTTTTTCCCACGGCCACAGAATGAGAAGACTAACCCCAAGGAACCTGGATTGCGAAAAGTGGGCCCGCCGAGGTTTTCTAAAAATCACCCATCATAAGCGAGCAATCAGCGCTTCTTTCGGTGAAATCTTGCACCTTCGACGAAGATGGTCCCGCCGTCTTACGAAACGAGTGGGTTAGCACGGGACTGACACATAGGAAGTTAGGGTGGACAGTTCCGACGGCGCACGTCCGAAGCACGTCGCCTACTCCATCCGTTCAGGTGCCTTGATTGCCGCGATTCAAGGAACCGACGAAGCAGATTTCAAGGTGAAAGCAAAGCACTGACAACTTTGTCTTCCAGGCATGGAATCGAGCTAGGTTTTTTCCCACGGCCACAAAATGGCAAGCCTAACCCCCAAGGAACCTGGATTGCGAAAAGTGGGCGCGCGGAGGTTTTCTAAAAATCACCCATCATAAGCGAGCAATCAGCGCTTCTTTCGGTGAAATCTTGCACCTTCGACGAAGATGGTCCCGCCGTCTTACGAAACGAGTGGGTTAGCACGGGACTGACACATAGGAAGTTAGGGTGGACAGTTCCGACGGCGCACGTCCGAAGCACGTCGCCTACTCCATCCGTTCAGGTGCCTTGATTGCCGCGATTCAAAGAACCGACGAAGCAGATTTTAAGGTGAAAGCAAAGCACTGACAACTTTGTCTTCCAGGCATGGAATCGAGCTAGGTTTTTTCCCACGGCCACAAAATGGCAAGCCTAACCCCCAAGGAACCTGGATTGCGAAAAGTGGGCCCGCGGAGGTTTTTCTAAAAATCATCCATCATAAGCGAGCAATAGGCGCTTCTTTTGGTGAAATCTTGCACCTCCGACGAAGATGGTCGCGCCGTCTTTTGAAACGAATGGGGTAGCACGGGGCTGACACATAGTAAGATAGGGTCGACAGTTCCGACGGCGCACGTCCGAAGCACGTTGCCCCAGGGAACCTGGATTCAACGATTGCCGCGATTCAAGGAACCGACGAAGCAGATTTCAAGGTGAAAGCAAAGCACTGACAACTTTGTCTTCCAGGCATGGAATCAAGCTAGCTTTTTTCCCACGGCCGCAGAATGAGAAGACTAACCCCGGGGGACCTGGATTGCGAAAAGTGGGCCCGCGGAGGTTTTTCTAAAAATCACCCATCATAAGCAAGCAATCAGCGCTTCTTTCGGTGAAATCCTGCACCTTCGACGAAGATGGTCCCGCCGTCTTACGAAACGAGTGGGTTAGCACGGGGCTGACACATAGGAAGTTAGGGTGCACAGTTCCGACGGCGCACGTCCGAAGCACGTCGCCTACCCCATCCGTTCAGGTGCTTTGATTGCTGCGATTCAAAGAACCGACGAAGCAGATTTTAAGGTGAAAGCAAAGCACTTACAACTTTGCCTTTGAGGCATGGAATCGAGCTAGGTTTTTTCCCATGGCCGCAAAATGGCAAGCCTAACCCCCAGGGAACCTGGATTGCACAAAGTGGGCCCGCGGAGGTTTTTCTAAAAATCATCCATCATAAGTGAGCAATCAACGCTTCTTTCGGTGAAATCTTGCACCTCCGACGAAGATGGTCGTGCCGTCTTTCGAAACGAGTGGGGTAGCACGGGGCTGACACATAGTAAGATAGGGTCGACAGTTCCGACGGCGCACGTCCGAACCCCAGGGAACCTGGATTGCGAAAAGTGGGCCCGCGGAGGTTTTTCTAAAAATCACCCATCATAAGCGAGCAATCAACGCTTCTTTCGGTGAAATCTTGCACCTTGGACGAAGATGGTCCCACCGTCTTACGAAACGAGTGGGGTAGCACGGGGCTGACACATAGGAAGTTAGGGTGGACAGTTCCGACGGCACACGTCTGAAGCACGTTGCCTACCCCATCCGTTCAGGTGCCTTGATTGCTGCGATTCAAGAAACAGACAAAGCAGATTTTAAGGTGAAAGCAAAGCACTGACAACTTTGCCTTCCAGGCATGGAATCAAGCTAGGTTTTTTTTCACGGCCGCAGAATGACAAGACTAACCCTAGGGAACCTGGATTGTGAAAAGGGGTACGCCTAGCGTTATGGTTAGACCATGTTCTAGCTTATTCAGAACCTTTTGTTGAATTGctccaagcattcatctgaaagtatataattcctctttgtttcgatcaggaattttacctacaccatattcgtttcgatagggtgttttatctactgaaagtttgagcgtaatctgtcgttccgctgggaattggaagattgtGAAACCGCTTGTGCTCGGCAgactactgcgcaagtgtgtgTAGTTGagaatttccattgggttgcaagttcgtcgtgcggcgatgggtgaacagccggaagatttgtagaatcatacaagttatcctCGTTTctctctgagaagatcgggccaccccttatcaagctttgtttggtgtgctcatcttagtacctcaaatggacacgttccggatcaaagttgaggaccgactccgatttgacCGAATtatccgtcctagtgagggaccatgcctactgagtccgtacaagtggtctagtcttgtttcgcttcgatgagttgCTTTGTTTGGTGCGCTCATcgtagtacctcaaatggacacgttctggatcaaagttgagcaccgactccgatttggccgaattgtccgtcctaaagagggaccatgcctagcgaggccgtacaagtggtctagtcttgtttcgcttcgatgggtagctttgtttggtgtgctcatgcttgTACCTCAAACGGAGCCGTTTCGGATCAAAGTtgagcaccgactccgatttggcagAATTGTCCGttctagtgagggaccttgcccagcgagtccgtacaagtggtctagtcttgtttcgcttcgatgagtagttttatttggtgtgctcatcctagtatctcaaacggacccgttccggatcaaagtttagcaccgactccgatttggcagaattgtccgtcctagtgagggaccttgcccagcgagtccgtacaagtggtctagtcttctttcgcttcgatgagtagttttatttggtgtgctcatcctagtatctcaaacggacccgttccggatcaaagtttagcaccaaCTCCAATGTAGCCGatttgtccgtcctagtgagggaccattcctagcgagtccgtacaagtggtctagtcttgtttcgcttcgatgactagttttgtttggtgtgcttatcctaatacctcaaatggacccgttccggatcaaagtttagcaccgactccagATTTGGCCGATTTGGCCGTcttagtgagggaccatgcctagcgaatccgtacaagtggtctagtcttgtttcgtttCGATaaggagctttgtttggtcttctcatcctaatacctcaaacggacccgttccggatcaaagtttagcaccgactccagATTTGGCCGATTTGGCCGTcttagtgagggaccatgcctagcgaatccgtacaagtggtctagtcttgtttcgtttCGATaaggagctttgtttggtctTCTCATCCTAATACCTCAAACGGACCCGTTcaggatcaaagtttagcaccgacttcAGATTTGGCCGATTTGGCCGTcttagtgagggaccatgcctagcgaatccgtacaagtggtctagtcttgtttcgtttCGATaaggagctttgtttggtcttctcatcctagtacctcaaacggacccattccggatcaaagtttagcaccgactccagATTTGGCCGATTTGGCCGTcttagtgagggaccatgcctaacgaatccgtacaagtggtctagtcttgtttcgtttCGATaaggagctttgtttggtcttctcatcctagtacctcaaacggacccattccggatcaaagtttagcaccgactccagATTTGGCCGATTTGGCCGTCCTAGTGAcagaccatgcctagcgagtccgtacaagtggtctagtcttgtttcgtttCGATaaggagctttgtttggtcttctcatcctagtacctcaaacggacccgttccggatcaaagtttagcaccgactccgatttttccgaattgtccgtcgtagtgagggaccatgcctagcgagtccgtacaagtggtcttgtcttgtttcgcttcgatgagtagctttcttcgttgtgctcatgctagtacctcaaacggacccgttccggatcaaagtttacaACCGACTCTGATTTTTCCAAATTGTCCGtcgtagtgagggaccatgcttAGCATGTCCGCACAAGtggtcttgtcttgtttcgcttcgacgagtagttttgtttggtgtgctcatcctagtacctcaaacggACCCGTctcggatcaaagtttaggaCCGACTCCAGATTTGGCCGATTTGGCCATCCTGGTGACGGACCATGGCTGGCGAGTTCGTACGGGTggcctagtcttgtttcgATTCAATGAGTaaatttgtttggtgtgcagGGGTCGCAGGCACGGTAGCTCTTGCCCCCTGGTTTGTAGCCGAGGAAGACCATGGGCGTGCTCCTGTCATCCAGGTTCTTCAGGCTGGGGCACGCGTTATTGACGTGGGGGACACAACCGAACGGGCGAAGGAAGGGCACATCTGGCTTGCGCCCATGCCAGGCATCGAATGGCGTCATCCCCTCCACGCTCTTGGTGTAAGATCTATTCAGCACGAAAACAGCAGTGGATACGGCCTCGCCCCAGAACTCTGACGGGACGCCCTTCGCCTTGAGCATGCTGCGGGCCATGCCCATGACAGTCTGGTTGCGGCGCTCCACCACGTCGTTCTGCTGAGGGGAGTACGGCGCGGTGAGGTTCCGTTGCATGCCACGGTCGGCGCAGTTTTCGGCGAAGTCCTTCGACGTGAACTCACCGCCGTGCTCAGTCCTGAACGTGCGCAGCTTGTGCCCAGACTCGACCTCGACACCGTCCTGAAACCGCCGGATCGCATCCGCGGCCTCATCCTTCGTGCACAGCAGCACCAGCCACATGTAGTGGTTGTAGTcgtcgacgaggaggaggaaataGCACTTTCCTCCCGGCGTGGCAGGCGTGGTGAGGCCGCACATATCGCCATGGACGAGATCCAGAGCACCCTTTGCTCGATGCTTGGCCACCTGTGGGAACGGCACGTGCCGGTGCTTTCGTGCCGGTGCTTTCCGGCGAGACAGGCCTCGCATATCTGCTCCACGTGCTCGATGATCAGCATCCCTCGCACCATCTGGCACCGCCCAAGCTTCTGCATCCCCTTGAAGTGTTGGTGGCCGAAGCGCTCGTGCCAGCGCCACGCCTCGTCGGTCCTGCTCGCGGCGAGGCACACCGGATTGATCTGCTTCAAGTTGGCGATGTAGAGCCTGGCCTTGTTCCAACGTACCTGCACCAGGAGCTTGAGGGAGGGGTCATGCACCGTCATGAGGCCGTGCTCGATGTGCATCGCGCACCCGATCTCATCGAGTTGCCCCACGCTGATGATGTTGCTCTTCAGCCACGGGATCCAGTAGACGTTCGTCAGCGTGTGATGTCGACCGTCAGCTGCCGCGAACAGCACCGTATCGCGCCCATGGATGTCGACGAGGGAGCTGTCGCCGAACTTGACCTTGCCGCCAATCTTGCGATCCAGCTCGGAGAATGCGGCGTCATCAGTTGTCATATGGTTAGATGCTCCAGTGTCCAGCTACCAAGCGATGTCGATGTCCGTCGGCGTGCGCTTGAGGAAAGCACGCGTGCGCTCCTCGTTGAGGCACACACGCTCCTCCACCAGGTGTTCGTCCAGCATGGGGAGACCCACACTGGCCGTGACGGCAGCCGGttccgcggcagcagcaggcgcgTCGTCGTCCGGCGtggcgagggcgaggagcaGCTTCGGTTCGTCATCTTTGACCTGCACCAGATGTGCCtcgtccttcttcttccagcAGTCGTGTGCCCAGTGGCCTATCTTGCCGCAGTAGCGGCATTTGTCCTTGGCCACGTCGTTGGCACCGGCGTCGCGAGGCCCGCCGTCCTTGGCCGCGGGGGCATCGCGCATGCGCCTTGCCCTTGCTGCGGCGCTgcttgctgccgctgccggatGAACTATTACCGGCGCGCTTCATGCGCACCTGCCACTCCTCCTCTCTGAGAAGAGCTTGCCGCCGGGCTGCTCATCGTCCTCTTCATCGCGCTCCTCGACCACGTGCAGGTAGACCACCAGCTCGTCCAGGGACATCTCCTTGAGGTCCATCATGCTCTCAA
This is a stretch of genomic DNA from Brachypodium distachyon strain Bd21 chromosome 1, Brachypodium_distachyon_v3.0, whole genome shotgun sequence. It encodes these proteins:
- the LOC100845355 gene encoding protein NTM1-like 9, producing the protein MGKAVAMSAAAEVLPVGFRFRPTDEELVRHYLKGKIAGHRHPDLLVIPDVDLSSCEPWDLPSKSVIKSDDPEWFFFARRDRPKYPGKSPRSNRSTAAGYWKATGKDRLIRSSSSNNNKTLIGIKKTLVFHRGRAPRGLRTPWIIHEYRAAEPSFQSGRNGSFVLYRLFNKQDGETPSKSSRSDLQNGGDDQDKATTSMTSDLSLLTATKPTTTDHSMTTNLITAVDGDRVSHEDAFLDVLTQLPDLHADQRYDGFPNISSPMRPYTDHPFVGNMGDQDFSAYFDSIIAEQNIQDMLLHPDYAEMDKHPAGNTESDPTALVTSTANSNSMAPLEDSWREDYYDQRADDTDATRCLSALSTLQSDTSGHNHETRPQTNIMYGGANLASQCYSQCQLPLALDPQTESSHISGDLWNPYAQHLLDSMLEPSSSDMINSEASNGQGGWAVPPSMQQSEVQDFIDLQQGTAARRVRLVCGVQRAPASQLIITPHLKSEDEAGSCCSTGSSSNSHDEDYANAGSRTMAGDMMHIEDTGHIPTQVASLVKVTDKLQHLSLSEDMPEHIKMPRRHGAGLTQRLKHDSAQSVHQDLLQNSNHVPGESSSETTGRSTGSVVRLLWLALLVMAPLLVLVGVWSSLNYWQM